In uncultured Draconibacterium sp., one genomic interval encodes:
- a CDS encoding biopolymer transporter ExbD — protein MALKKRNKVNAAFSMSSMTDIVFLLLIFFMVTSTLIAPNALKLLLPQSNNQTAAKPITTISITSDLKYYINDDNKLQSVKFGEIEPFLTNKFGSGNDDIFISLHADQSVPVNEVVKIMNIARRNKYKMILATSPE, from the coding sequence ATGGCACTAAAAAAGAGAAATAAAGTAAATGCTGCATTTAGCATGTCGTCGATGACCGACATTGTATTTCTGTTGCTTATTTTCTTTATGGTTACCTCTACCCTGATTGCGCCAAATGCACTGAAATTGTTACTTCCGCAAAGTAACAATCAAACAGCTGCAAAGCCAATCACAACCATATCGATTACATCCGATTTGAAATACTACATTAACGACGATAACAAGCTACAAAGCGTAAAATTTGGCGAGATTGAGCCGTTTCTAACCAACAAGTTTGGTTCGGGCAACGACGATATTTTTATCTCGTTGCATGCCGATCAATCTGTTCCCGTAAACGAAGTGGTGAAAATAATGAACATTGCCCGCCGGAATAAGTATAAAATGATACTGGCAACATCGCCTGAATAG
- a CDS encoding sodium/proline symporter has protein sequence MILVFVAYLVILIGIVAYSARRSKTNNDFVLGGKKISGFSLALSERATGESAWLLLGLTGHAYAEGMASLWVALGCVSGILFLWIFLAEPLQKLTDKTGALTVPSLFSAKFKGTQRSFGILSSLIIIFFFVLYIAAQFSGAGKIFNDTFKIDPFWGMVIGSALVTLYTMLGGFITVVATDAFQAVLMVVTCVVLPIIALGIAAANNIHVAEAISQANYLVPQNIDTVKQATGGLLVLNGLSWAFGYTGQPQLLTRMMAMRSQKETQQSRVLAIIWTLLAYVGAFMIGIIGYQLVQNGILGDAAASVASDSEKIMPIMVMTLLNPILAGILLSGAVSAMMSTASSQLMVVSSSMTEDFYLHVTKKQIEERRMLFLNKILTLAVGVVGFILAITMEDTVYGLVSYAWSGIGASFGPAIVLLIFWKKLSRAGVFASLITGTLSAVIWKTWLVDATGISERLASYLLAFSMAVLFSFILPEKEKWSEPKGI, from the coding sequence ATGATATTAGTTTTTGTTGCTTACCTGGTTATTTTAATTGGTATTGTAGCGTATTCGGCACGTCGTTCAAAAACAAACAACGACTTTGTTCTTGGCGGTAAAAAAATATCCGGTTTTTCGCTGGCTTTATCCGAACGTGCTACCGGTGAATCGGCCTGGCTACTTTTAGGATTAACCGGTCATGCTTACGCCGAAGGAATGGCGTCGTTGTGGGTAGCTTTAGGTTGTGTCAGTGGTATTCTGTTTCTGTGGATTTTTCTGGCTGAACCACTCCAAAAACTTACCGACAAAACAGGAGCCTTAACGGTTCCGAGTTTGTTTTCAGCCAAATTTAAAGGTACGCAACGTAGTTTCGGTATTCTTTCATCGTTAATTATCATTTTCTTTTTTGTGCTGTACATTGCAGCCCAATTCAGTGGTGCCGGCAAAATTTTCAACGACACCTTTAAAATCGATCCTTTCTGGGGAATGGTAATAGGCTCGGCGCTGGTTACTTTATATACCATGCTGGGTGGTTTTATTACGGTTGTTGCCACCGATGCATTTCAGGCAGTTCTTATGGTGGTTACCTGTGTTGTGCTGCCCATAATTGCACTCGGTATTGCAGCAGCCAACAATATTCATGTAGCCGAAGCCATTTCGCAGGCCAACTATCTGGTACCCCAAAACATTGATACGGTGAAACAAGCTACAGGTGGTTTGCTTGTATTAAACGGATTAAGCTGGGCATTTGGTTATACCGGCCAGCCACAATTGCTCACACGAATGATGGCCATGCGCAGCCAAAAAGAAACACAACAAAGCCGGGTGCTGGCTATAATCTGGACACTGCTGGCCTATGTTGGAGCTTTTATGATTGGAATAATTGGTTACCAGTTGGTGCAAAACGGCATTTTAGGAGATGCGGCAGCTTCGGTTGCCAGCGATTCGGAAAAAATTATGCCGATAATGGTAATGACACTGTTAAACCCTATCCTTGCCGGGATACTCTTGTCAGGAGCCGTTTCTGCAATGATGTCAACAGCGTCTTCGCAACTAATGGTCGTTTCATCATCGATGACCGAAGATTTCTACCTGCATGTTACCAAAAAGCAGATTGAAGAAAGGCGCATGTTGTTTCTAAATAAAATTCTTACGCTTGCCGTTGGAGTGGTAGGTTTTATATTGGCTATCACTATGGAAGATACGGTTTACGGACTGGTTTCCTATGCATGGAGCGGTATTGGTGCTTCGTTTGGGCCTGCCATTGTATTGCTTATTTTCTGGAAAAAACTGTCGAGAGCCGGCGTTTTTGCCAGTTTAATTACCGGAACACTATCAGCCGTAATATGGAAAACCTGGTTGGTTGATGCCACCGGAATATCCGAACGACTGGCCAGTTACCTTCTGGCATTTTCAATGGCTGTTTTATTTAGTTTTATTTTGCCTGAAAAAGAAAAATGGTCGGAGCCAAAAGGAATTTAA
- a CDS encoding L-serine ammonia-lyase translates to MESIKEIYKIGHGPSSSHTMGPKKAAERFLAENKDAGYFEVTLYGSLAATGKGHLTDFAIEQSFGNRQLQINWEPKTFLKRHPNAMCFKAFDNANNLLKEWTCYSIGGGAIIDDYTETETVDVYEHTTMEEILDWCNRNGKSFWEYVAEFEEPDIWDYLEEVWHVMFDSIKRGLKTDGVLPGGLKLPRKAQSFNTKGRNFATPFKRRSQLFSYALAVMEENASGGKIVAAPTCGASGVMPAILKYFQKIHNTDKKSIIRALATAGLIGNLVKTNASISGAEVGCQGEVGTACAMASGAATQMMGGTIYQIEYSAEMGLEHHLGLTCDPVAGLVQIPCIERNAFAAERAVSHNNYALLTDGRHRISFDEVVETMYKTGIDLQSKYRETSEGGLAIFDALPNC, encoded by the coding sequence ATGGAATCGATAAAGGAAATCTATAAAATTGGACACGGCCCTTCGAGCAGTCATACGATGGGGCCCAAAAAAGCTGCCGAAAGGTTTCTGGCAGAAAATAAAGATGCTGGTTATTTTGAGGTGACGTTGTACGGTAGTTTGGCCGCCACCGGAAAAGGACACCTCACCGATTTCGCCATTGAACAAAGTTTTGGAAACCGTCAGTTACAAATTAACTGGGAGCCGAAAACCTTTCTAAAAAGACATCCGAATGCGATGTGTTTTAAGGCTTTCGACAACGCCAATAACTTGTTGAAAGAATGGACATGCTATAGCATTGGCGGAGGTGCAATTATTGATGATTATACGGAAACAGAAACTGTTGATGTGTACGAACACACCACCATGGAAGAAATATTGGACTGGTGCAACCGCAACGGAAAAAGTTTTTGGGAATACGTGGCCGAGTTTGAAGAACCCGACATTTGGGATTACCTGGAAGAAGTGTGGCACGTGATGTTCGACAGTATTAAGCGTGGCTTAAAAACGGATGGAGTTTTGCCAGGAGGATTAAAACTTCCGCGAAAAGCACAGAGTTTTAATACCAAGGGACGCAATTTTGCTACACCATTTAAACGACGTTCGCAACTGTTTTCATACGCACTGGCAGTAATGGAAGAAAATGCCTCTGGAGGAAAAATTGTGGCAGCTCCAACCTGTGGTGCAAGCGGCGTTATGCCTGCAATTTTAAAGTATTTCCAAAAAATTCATAATACCGATAAGAAAAGCATTATAAGGGCATTAGCTACCGCAGGACTCATTGGTAACCTGGTAAAAACAAATGCTTCTATTTCAGGAGCCGAGGTTGGCTGTCAGGGAGAAGTGGGAACGGCCTGTGCAATGGCTTCGGGAGCTGCAACACAAATGATGGGCGGCACCATTTATCAGATTGAATATTCGGCAGAAATGGGTCTTGAGCATCATTTGGGATTAACCTGCGACCCGGTAGCCGGCTTGGTACAAATTCCTTGTATCGAACGTAATGCGTTTGCTGCTGAACGCGCGGTATCGCACAACAACTATGCTTTGCTTACCGATGGCCGCCACCGGATAAGTTTTGATGAAGTGGTAGAAACTATGTATAAAACCGGAATAGATTTGCAAAGTAAATACCGCGAAACATCGGAAGGTGGTCTGGCAATTTTTGATGCCTTGCCAAACTGCTAA
- a CDS encoding YitT family protein codes for MAFLTKDKIFSKKWIQDNLLLIAGSFILATAFVFFVTPHKIVPGGVYGIAIVVHYLTEGVFSFWPDGIPVGTFALMIDIPLIIAGIKILGPRFGIKTITGSVLTAVFTDLLTMMRPDANIPLVDDILLSCLFGGVLMGFGLGLIFKSRATSGGSDIIAMIIAKYTHLQIGRLMIYVDSVIVFFGLLAFRDWAIPLYSLIVIYICGKLIDTALEGANYNKALLIVSQKHAEIKEKLLVDLERGGTYLNGEGMFTGEQKRIIYTVVSRREVAILQEYISKIDPDAFITVMDTKEILGEGFQSLNQKVNN; via the coding sequence ATGGCATTCCTTACAAAAGATAAAATTTTCAGTAAAAAGTGGATTCAGGACAATCTGCTTTTAATTGCGGGTTCATTTATTTTAGCCACCGCTTTTGTATTTTTTGTTACACCACATAAAATTGTTCCGGGTGGAGTTTACGGAATCGCCATTGTTGTGCACTACTTAACCGAAGGCGTTTTTTCGTTCTGGCCCGATGGTATTCCGGTGGGTACCTTTGCGCTGATGATTGATATTCCATTAATTATTGCCGGAATAAAAATTCTGGGCCCCCGCTTTGGAATAAAAACCATTACCGGCTCGGTGTTAACCGCTGTTTTTACCGACCTTTTAACCATGATGCGCCCGGATGCAAATATTCCACTGGTTGATGATATTCTCTTATCCTGTCTGTTTGGCGGCGTATTAATGGGATTCGGACTTGGCTTGATTTTTAAATCACGTGCTACTTCCGGCGGATCGGATATTATTGCTATGATCATTGCTAAATACACCCACCTGCAAATTGGCAGATTGATGATTTATGTTGATTCGGTTATCGTATTTTTTGGATTGCTCGCATTCCGCGACTGGGCCATCCCACTCTACTCGCTGATCGTAATTTACATTTGCGGAAAACTAATTGATACAGCACTTGAAGGCGCGAATTACAATAAAGCACTTCTTATTGTTTCGCAAAAACATGCCGAGATTAAGGAAAAACTATTGGTTGATTTAGAGCGTGGAGGAACGTACCTAAACGGCGAAGGCATGTTTACCGGCGAGCAAAAACGAATTATATACACCGTTGTTAGCCGCCGCGAGGTTGCCATCCTTCAGGAATATATCAGTAAAATCGATCCCGATGCATTTATTACGGTTATGGATACCAAAGAAATACTCGGAGAAGGTTTTCAAAGTCTAAATCAAAAAGTAAATAATTAG
- a CDS encoding VOC family protein, translating into MKAQINGIQQLGVGVEDLQEAWKWYREHFSMDIRMFEDEATAELMLAHTAGKTRDRRAVLALNMQGGGGFEIWQHTGKKPEPIKFEIQLGDLGINIGKIKTENVQAVYDKFSASKLNLLTPISKDPAGNDHFFMKDIYGNMWEIKNQEGVFRKKEKSLSGGVLGTIIGVKDMDTSLKVYQEILQYDEIGYDETGVFEDYKGIPGGDKKFRRVLLRHSDVKQGAFSPFFGQSVIELIQAFDYEPKDIYEGRIWGDPGFIHLCFDINGMDQFREKAKSIGYPFTVDSAKATESFDMGEAAGNFAYIQAPEGTLIEFVETHKIPIVKKIGWYIDLRKRGYHPLPKWIMNMFRFMRVKDKK; encoded by the coding sequence ATGAAAGCACAAATAAACGGAATCCAGCAGTTAGGAGTTGGTGTTGAAGATCTTCAGGAAGCATGGAAATGGTATCGCGAACATTTCTCGATGGATATTCGAATGTTTGAAGATGAAGCCACAGCAGAGTTGATGCTGGCACATACAGCAGGCAAAACACGCGACAGAAGAGCTGTTTTGGCACTTAATATGCAAGGTGGCGGAGGTTTTGAGATATGGCAACATACCGGGAAAAAACCCGAACCGATCAAATTTGAGATTCAACTGGGTGATTTGGGCATCAACATCGGAAAAATTAAAACCGAAAATGTACAAGCCGTTTACGATAAATTTAGTGCTTCGAAACTGAACCTGCTCACTCCTATTTCAAAAGATCCGGCAGGCAACGATCACTTTTTTATGAAAGACATTTACGGAAACATGTGGGAAATAAAAAACCAGGAAGGTGTTTTCCGTAAAAAAGAAAAATCGTTGAGTGGCGGTGTGCTCGGGACAATTATTGGTGTGAAAGACATGGACACCAGCCTGAAAGTTTACCAGGAAATTCTGCAATACGACGAGATTGGTTACGATGAAACCGGAGTTTTTGAAGATTATAAAGGCATTCCGGGTGGCGACAAAAAATTCCGACGTGTTTTGCTGCGTCATTCCGATGTGAAACAAGGCGCTTTTAGTCCGTTTTTTGGGCAATCGGTTATCGAACTGATTCAGGCTTTTGATTACGAGCCAAAAGACATTTACGAAGGACGAATTTGGGGCGATCCGGGTTTTATCCACCTTTGTTTCGATATCAACGGAATGGACCAATTCCGCGAAAAAGCAAAATCCATTGGTTACCCGTTTACCGTTGACAGTGCAAAAGCTACCGAATCGTTCGACATGGGCGAAGCTGCCGGAAATTTTGCTTATATACAAGCACCCGAAGGTACTTTGATCGAGTTTGTGGAAACCCATAAAATACCGATTGTCAAGAAAATTGGCTGGTACATCGATCTACGAAAACGAGGCTACCACCCTCTCCCGAAATGGATTATGAATATGTTCCGTTTTATGCGGGTTAAAGACAAAAAGTAG
- a CDS encoding MotA/TolQ/ExbB proton channel family protein yields MFNLLMIQADLPQELEAMATEPEGISTKFIDLAMKGGWIMIPILFLSVVAVYIFFDRYFAIKKAGRFDSSLLEKIKVYITSGKIDSAVALCRSNPNPASRMLEKGISRIGRPLTDVNAAIENVGNLEISKLEKGLPVLASVAGGAPMIGFLGTVMGMIQAFYDMSNAGNNIDVTLLSTGIYQAMVTTVAGLIVGIIAYFAYNILVSNVEKVVFKMEATTSEFMDLLNEPA; encoded by the coding sequence ATGTTTAACTTATTGATGATTCAGGCTGATCTTCCACAAGAGTTGGAAGCTATGGCTACCGAGCCGGAAGGCATTTCAACAAAATTTATAGATCTGGCGATGAAAGGTGGATGGATTATGATTCCGATTTTATTTTTGTCGGTAGTAGCCGTTTACATCTTTTTCGACCGCTATTTTGCAATTAAAAAAGCCGGAAGATTTGATTCAAGTTTGCTTGAAAAAATAAAAGTTTATATCACATCAGGAAAAATCGATTCTGCCGTAGCATTGTGCCGCAGCAACCCAAATCCGGCATCGCGCATGTTGGAAAAAGGAATCAGCCGAATTGGCCGGCCGCTAACCGACGTAAATGCCGCCATCGAAAATGTAGGTAACCTTGAGATTTCGAAACTGGAAAAAGGACTCCCTGTTTTGGCATCGGTAGCCGGAGGAGCTCCGATGATCGGGTTTCTTGGTACGGTAATGGGAATGATTCAGGCATTTTACGATATGTCGAACGCCGGCAACAATATTGACGTTACATTGCTTTCAACCGGTATTTACCAGGCAATGGTAACTACAGTTGCCGGTTTGATCGTGGGTATTATCGCTTATTTCGCATACAATATTCTTGTATCGAATGTAGAGAAAGTGGTTTTTAAAATGGAAGCTACCACTTCTGAATTTATGGATCTGTTAAACGAACCGGCTTAA
- a CDS encoding SDR family NAD(P)-dependent oxidoreductase translates to MDFWGKTIWITGASSGIGKAVAIELSSNNVTLILSGRKEEALKDTEKCCIKNGCQTVILPFDLGNEQSIEEAAQFIKENNIKIDALYQFGGISQRSFVAETPVSVDRKIFEVNYFGTIALTKKVLPQMIENGGGQIAVTSSIVGKFGFPYRSSYSASKQALHGFFESLRAENAKNNIAVSVIIPGRIKTNISVNAINKDGKTHAQMDAGQDTGMSAEKCAKVICKKLKKEKKEILVGGSEVIMVHIRRFLPRLYYYMASRVKPL, encoded by the coding sequence ATGGATTTTTGGGGAAAGACAATTTGGATCACAGGAGCATCGTCGGGCATTGGCAAAGCGGTGGCAATTGAGTTATCGTCGAACAATGTAACTCTCATTCTTTCAGGCAGGAAAGAAGAGGCCTTAAAAGACACCGAAAAATGCTGCATAAAAAATGGTTGCCAAACCGTTATTCTTCCTTTCGATTTAGGTAACGAACAATCGATAGAAGAAGCGGCTCAGTTCATTAAAGAAAACAATATCAAAATTGATGCGCTATACCAGTTTGGAGGAATTAGCCAGCGCTCGTTTGTAGCCGAAACGCCGGTCAGTGTCGACCGTAAAATTTTCGAAGTAAATTATTTTGGAACTATTGCCTTAACCAAAAAGGTTTTGCCGCAAATGATTGAAAATGGTGGCGGGCAAATTGCGGTTACATCCAGTATTGTTGGTAAATTTGGATTTCCATACCGGTCGTCGTATTCTGCATCGAAACAAGCTTTACACGGTTTTTTCGAAAGTTTACGGGCCGAGAACGCAAAAAACAACATTGCCGTTTCGGTTATCATTCCCGGACGTATAAAAACGAATATTTCGGTGAATGCGATCAATAAGGATGGAAAAACACATGCACAAATGGATGCCGGCCAGGATACAGGAATGTCGGCTGAAAAATGTGCAAAAGTGATTTGCAAAAAACTGAAAAAAGAGAAAAAAGAAATATTGGTAGGTGGTTCAGAAGTTATTATGGTACACATCAGGCGGTTTTTGCCGCGGTTGTATTATTATATGGCTTCGCGCGTGAAACCACTATAA
- the tolA gene encoding cell envelope integrity protein TolA → MIEREEYSEKKKGLVGTIVFHTIVLILLLVLGFFTPLPLPGEEGILVNFGNSENGLGDREPSPARRQPQTTPPPPQTAQKQSTPPPAKQTPPPPVKTSEPEPAEEVAMTQDYEETVAIQAADKKKKEEERKRQQELDEKKRKQQEELERKQAEEAEQNRLQEIERKKQEEIERQQREEAERIAKEEAERKAREEAERQRKLEKEQKIAAINSRTQGAFANSGSGSGGTGSSDGKSQGVTFPGGNQGAPTGDPNASNYGDGGSGAGNQGSGAGISFDLGGRSAISLPKPEYPGNDAGIVVVKVIVDKNGRVTSAEPGARGTTIVNKAFWDEAKQAALKAKFNVDPDAAAFQQGTISYRFRLD, encoded by the coding sequence ATGATAGAAAGAGAGGAATATAGCGAAAAGAAAAAGGGGCTTGTCGGAACGATTGTTTTTCACACAATTGTACTGATATTATTGCTCGTACTTGGTTTTTTTACGCCACTTCCTCTACCCGGTGAAGAAGGAATTCTGGTTAATTTCGGAAATTCAGAAAATGGATTGGGCGACCGCGAACCAAGTCCGGCGCGCAGGCAACCACAAACTACTCCTCCACCTCCGCAAACCGCACAAAAACAATCAACGCCACCACCGGCTAAACAAACACCTCCGCCCCCGGTAAAAACATCGGAACCGGAACCTGCCGAGGAAGTTGCAATGACGCAGGACTACGAAGAAACCGTAGCCATTCAAGCGGCCGATAAAAAGAAAAAAGAAGAAGAACGCAAACGCCAGCAAGAGCTGGATGAAAAAAAGCGAAAACAACAGGAAGAACTGGAACGCAAACAAGCTGAGGAGGCTGAACAAAATCGCCTTCAGGAAATTGAGCGTAAAAAACAAGAAGAAATAGAACGCCAGCAACGCGAAGAGGCAGAGAGGATTGCCAAAGAAGAAGCCGAACGTAAAGCACGTGAAGAGGCAGAGCGTCAACGTAAGCTGGAAAAAGAACAAAAAATTGCTGCGATAAACTCCAGAACTCAGGGAGCTTTTGCGAACAGTGGCTCAGGAAGCGGTGGCACCGGCAGTAGTGACGGTAAAAGCCAGGGAGTAACATTCCCGGGTGGTAACCAGGGCGCACCTACCGGCGATCCGAATGCCAGCAATTATGGCGATGGTGGCAGTGGCGCCGGAAACCAGGGATCAGGCGCAGGCATTTCATTTGATTTGGGTGGACGTTCTGCAATATCGTTGCCCAAACCGGAATACCCGGGTAATGATGCCGGAATTGTTGTGGTAAAAGTTATCGTTGATAAAAACGGAAGAGTTACTTCTGCCGAGCCCGGAGCACGCGGAACAACCATTGTCAATAAAGCATTCTGGGACGAAGCCAAACAGGCAGCTTTAAAAGCCAAATTTAACGTCGATCCGGATGCGGCTGCATTCCAGCAGGGAACTATTTCGTATCGTTTCAGACTTGATTAG
- the nhaD gene encoding sodium:proton antiporter NhaD, giving the protein MFILMVVVFVLGYVAIALEHPLKVDKAASALIIGTLCWVVYVLGAEGILHLGFSPTWEAFLAAHPDSHGLHAAHEFIVESEIIHHLGEISEILFFLLGAMTIVEVVDQHEGFKIITDKIKTTNKVKLLWILSLLTFFMSALLDNLTTTIVMVALLRKLIDDKQTRWFFASMVVLAANAGGAWSPIGDVTTIMLWIGGQVTAGTIIMNVILPSLVCMTVPLAILSVTMKGKVQRPAIDEDEVEYSTEKERILFLVLGVSGLLFVPVFKTITHLPPYMGMLLSLGLLWVVGEIVHKDKPKEIKDKLKVTAVIQRIDVPTVLFFLGILSAVAALQSAGHLNILATYLDEKLGNIYLIDLAIGVLSSVVDNVPLVAGAMGMYPIADAGAVGYQSAFVQDGAFWEFLAYTAGTGGSMLIIGSAAGVAAMGLEKIDFIWYLKKISWLALIGYLAGAAVYFVMFGL; this is encoded by the coding sequence ATGTTTATATTAATGGTTGTTGTATTTGTTCTTGGCTATGTTGCAATAGCGCTTGAGCATCCCCTAAAAGTAGATAAAGCTGCATCTGCTTTAATTATTGGCACATTATGCTGGGTAGTTTATGTTCTTGGTGCTGAAGGCATTTTACACCTTGGATTCAGCCCCACCTGGGAGGCGTTCCTGGCTGCTCATCCCGATTCGCACGGGTTACATGCCGCGCATGAGTTTATAGTTGAATCGGAAATCATCCATCATTTAGGCGAAATCAGTGAAATTTTATTCTTCCTGCTTGGAGCAATGACCATTGTTGAAGTAGTTGATCAGCACGAAGGCTTTAAAATTATTACCGACAAAATAAAAACCACCAATAAAGTAAAACTACTGTGGATATTGAGTTTGCTTACATTCTTTATGTCTGCATTGCTCGATAACCTTACTACAACAATTGTTATGGTTGCATTGCTTCGAAAACTGATCGACGACAAACAAACCCGTTGGTTTTTTGCCAGTATGGTAGTTTTAGCTGCCAACGCTGGAGGTGCATGGTCGCCTATCGGAGATGTTACCACCATTATGTTGTGGATTGGCGGACAGGTTACAGCAGGCACAATTATTATGAATGTTATTCTTCCAAGTTTGGTTTGTATGACGGTTCCGTTAGCTATTCTTTCAGTTACCATGAAAGGGAAAGTGCAACGTCCTGCAATTGATGAAGACGAAGTAGAATACAGCACCGAAAAAGAACGAATTCTGTTCCTTGTTTTGGGTGTATCCGGATTATTGTTCGTTCCGGTATTTAAAACCATTACCCACCTGCCTCCTTATATGGGAATGTTACTTTCGTTAGGCCTGTTGTGGGTTGTTGGCGAAATTGTACACAAAGACAAACCAAAAGAAATTAAAGACAAACTAAAAGTTACGGCTGTAATTCAGCGTATTGATGTACCAACCGTATTGTTTTTCCTTGGAATACTTTCGGCAGTTGCAGCCTTACAATCAGCAGGACATTTAAATATACTGGCAACTTATCTCGACGAAAAATTGGGGAACATTTACCTGATCGACCTTGCAATTGGTGTGCTGTCGTCGGTAGTTGATAATGTTCCGTTAGTAGCAGGTGCTATGGGAATGTATCCGATTGCCGATGCCGGAGCTGTTGGTTACCAGTCTGCCTTTGTTCAGGATGGTGCTTTCTGGGAATTCCTGGCTTACACAGCCGGTACCGGTGGCAGTATGCTAATTATTGGCTCGGCTGCAGGTGTTGCTGCAATGGGATTGGAAAAGATCGATTTTATCTGGTACCTGAAAAAAATTAGCTGGCTGGCTTTGATTGGCTACCTGGCAGGTGCTGCAGTATACTTTGTTATGTTTGGCCTGTAA
- the tsaD gene encoding tRNA (adenosine(37)-N6)-threonylcarbamoyltransferase complex transferase subunit TsaD, which produces MADKGIIIMGIESSCDDTSAAIIRDGEILSNVVASQKVHEEYGGVVPELASRAHQQNIIPVVDLAMKRAGISREEISAVAFTRGPGLLGSLLVGTSFAKGFSLAAKIPLIEVNHLQGHVLALFIKEKGVEFNPPKFPFLCLLVSGGNSQIILVRDYLDMEVIGQTIDDAAGEAFDKCAKVMGLPYPGGPHVDRLAKEGDPHRFEFSRPRIPGLDYSFSGLKTNFLYFLRDNLKVNENFVEENLADLCASLQHTIIEILLSKLKRAARETGVNEITVAGGVSANTGLRNALQENAKKHRWNLIIPKFEYTMDNAAMIAITGYYKYLNKEFTGQDAVPFARTQL; this is translated from the coding sequence ATGGCTGATAAAGGAATTATAATAATGGGTATTGAATCGTCGTGCGATGATACCTCGGCTGCCATCATTCGCGATGGAGAAATACTGTCGAATGTGGTGGCTTCGCAGAAAGTGCATGAAGAGTATGGCGGGGTAGTACCTGAGCTGGCTTCGCGTGCGCATCAGCAAAATATCATTCCGGTGGTTGATTTGGCCATGAAAAGGGCAGGGATTAGTCGTGAAGAAATTTCGGCCGTGGCTTTTACGCGTGGTCCGGGCTTATTGGGATCGTTGCTGGTGGGTACTTCGTTTGCAAAAGGTTTTTCGCTGGCAGCAAAAATACCGTTAATCGAGGTGAACCACTTGCAAGGGCATGTACTGGCACTTTTTATAAAAGAAAAAGGTGTGGAATTTAATCCTCCGAAATTTCCGTTTTTATGCTTGTTGGTTTCCGGAGGTAATTCGCAAATTATTCTTGTTCGCGATTATCTGGATATGGAAGTGATTGGGCAAACCATTGATGATGCGGCGGGCGAAGCTTTTGATAAATGTGCAAAAGTTATGGGACTGCCTTATCCGGGAGGTCCGCATGTCGATCGATTGGCGAAAGAAGGCGATCCGCACCGTTTTGAGTTTTCACGTCCGCGGATTCCTGGTTTAGACTACAGTTTTAGTGGACTGAAAACCAACTTTCTTTACTTTTTGCGTGACAACCTGAAAGTGAATGAAAATTTTGTGGAAGAAAACCTGGCCGATCTTTGTGCATCGTTACAGCACACCATTATTGAGATTTTGCTGAGCAAATTAAAACGAGCTGCCCGGGAAACAGGTGTTAACGAAATTACTGTTGCCGGTGGTGTTTCTGCTAATACGGGGCTGCGTAATGCGCTGCAGGAAAATGCCAAAAAGCACCGCTGGAACCTTATTATTCCAAAGTTTGAATACACCATGGATAATGCGGCAATGATTGCTATTACAGGATATTATAAATATTTAAACAAAGAATTTACAGGGCAGGATGCTGTTCCGTTTGCGCGAACCCAGTTGTAA